In a genomic window of Candidatus Parvarchaeota archaeon:
- a CDS encoding 30S ribosomal protein S14 yields the protein MAGNKNKAQRPAEYKMKGKGKRKCRFCGNARGMIRAFDLHVCRRCFREVGENIGFRKY from the coding sequence ATGGCTGGAAACAAGAACAAGGCGCAAAGGCCCGCAGAGTACAAAATGAAAGGCAAAGGAAAGCGCAAATGCAGGTTTTGCGGCAACGCACGCGGAATGATTAGGGCCTTTGACTTGCATGTTTGCCGCCGATGCTTCAGGGAAGTAGGCGAAAACATTGGTTTCAGGAAATATTGA
- a CDS encoding 50S ribosomal protein L5, which translates to MANDSENPMRQLVIDKVTVNIGVGQAGEALENARTLLNRLTGKKSVITTAKVRNPVWRIKKGDPIGTKVTLRGAGATDFLKKSIAAKGNKLSSGSFDREGNFSLGVAEYIDFPGAKYDPKIGIIGFDVSVTMKRRGGSRISRRRRAASHIGRSHKISRSESIEFAKNALGAQVG; encoded by the coding sequence ATGGCAAACGATTCAGAAAACCCGATGAGGCAGCTTGTGATTGACAAAGTCACAGTCAACATCGGGGTAGGGCAGGCAGGCGAGGCGCTTGAGAACGCAAGGACGCTACTCAACAGGCTTACCGGGAAGAAATCAGTCATCACTACTGCAAAGGTGAGAAACCCGGTCTGGAGAATAAAGAAGGGCGACCCTATAGGGACAAAAGTCACGCTAAGGGGCGCAGGGGCAACGGATTTTTTGAAAAAATCAATTGCCGCAAAGGGCAACAAGCTTAGCTCAGGCAGCTTTGATCGCGAAGGCAACTTCTCGCTTGGTGTAGCCGAATACATTGATTTTCCCGGGGCAAAATACGACCCGAAAATCGGGATTATCGGCTTTGACGTTTCTGTTACCATGAAGAGGCGCGGAGGCTCCAGGATAAGCAGGAGGAGAAGGGCTGCCTCGCATATTGGAAGGTCCCACAAGATAAGCAGGTCAGAGTCCATTGAATTTGCAAAAAACGCCCTTGGCGCACAGGTTGGCTGA